The following are encoded together in the Adhaeribacter arboris genome:
- a CDS encoding ABC transporter ATP-binding protein, with protein sequence MAILRVEQLGKSYRSGGKELTVLHNISFTLNAGDTFAIVGPSGSGKTTLLGLCAGLDAATTGSVELNGIRLERLSEDERAQVRNQYVGFIFQNFQLIPTLTALENVMVPLELRGEKQVGKQALELLERVGLQHRHHHYPTQLSGGEQQRVALARAFSNQPKILFADEPTGNLDAETSEKVVNLLFDLNRERGTTLVLVTHDLELAGKTQRLIRIKGGHVISDSVMA encoded by the coding sequence GTGGCTATATTACGCGTGGAGCAACTCGGTAAATCTTACCGGAGTGGCGGTAAAGAACTTACCGTTTTACATAATATTTCCTTTACCCTTAACGCGGGTGATACCTTTGCTATTGTTGGACCATCGGGCAGTGGTAAAACTACGTTATTGGGTTTATGCGCCGGCTTAGACGCCGCTACTACCGGTTCGGTGGAATTAAATGGCATCCGGCTGGAACGCCTTTCCGAAGACGAGCGGGCGCAGGTTCGCAATCAGTACGTCGGGTTTATTTTTCAGAATTTTCAGCTGATTCCTACCCTAACAGCCCTGGAAAATGTAATGGTACCATTGGAACTGCGGGGGGAAAAACAGGTAGGCAAACAAGCATTAGAACTACTCGAACGCGTAGGGTTGCAACATCGGCACCATCATTATCCAACCCAACTTTCCGGGGGCGAGCAGCAGCGGGTAGCTTTGGCCCGGGCTTTCTCCAATCAACCGAAAATTTTGTTCGCCGACGAACCAACGGGTAATCTCGACGCGGAAACCAGCGAAAAAGTAGTCAACTTGCTCTTTGATCTTAACCGGGAACGGGGAACAACCTTGGTACTGGTAACCCACGACCTGGAACTAGCGGGTAAAACCCAGCGCCTCATCCGGATAAAAGGCGGCCACGTTATCTCGGATTCCGTTATGGCTTGA